In bacterium, one DNA window encodes the following:
- a CDS encoding PEGA domain-containing protein, giving the protein MVPFLVQSSPSGGQVDVNGVDLGRTPVHIQLQCSKRWVGVAVAPGGWAYDQAFYQVTVYPPRGHSGTTQTKRVNACQVKTPPGKLSFDLQLVPALSFPTVPRVHRRSSCREVQFVGPRPFLGNHGENVVVRDGADVELWEVATYDWEFLHLYPYWAKICETSEGTFLLVDDEQLLVIRQ; this is encoded by the coding sequence ATGGTTCCGTTTCTGGTCCAAAGCTCCCCCTCCGGCGGCCAGGTCGACGTCAATGGCGTTGACTTGGGTCGAACCCCTGTTCACATCCAACTTCAATGCAGCAAGCGTTGGGTTGGCGTCGCGGTCGCACCAGGCGGTTGGGCTTATGACCAAGCCTTCTACCAGGTCACCGTGTACCCGCCAAGGGGCCATAGCGGCACCACTCAGACCAAGCGAGTCAACGCTTGCCAGGTAAAGACCCCTCCGGGCAAGTTGAGCTTCGATCTGCAGCTAGTGCCCGCACTTTCTTTTCCGACCGTACCTCGAGTTCACCGGCGTTCTTCTTGCCGCGAAGTGCAGTTTGTCGGCCCGAGGCCTTTTCTTGGCAACCACGGCGAGAATGTGGTCGTGCGGGACGGTGCGGATGTCGAGTTGTGGGAGGTCGCGACCTATGACTGGGAGTTCCTGCACCTGTATCCGTACTGGGCAAAGATCTGTGAGACGTCGGAAGGCACGTTCCTTCTTGTGGATGACGAGCAGCTACTCGTAATACGGCAGTAG